The Microscilla marina ATCC 23134 DNA segment TTTGGCTTTTTACAAAAGCAGGTTTTTGGCGGGCTGTTTTATATGGTGTGTTGGCAGTGTCGGGTTGGGTTATATGGACTTTGGTAGGGATGCAAACTGCCAAGGGGGGGCTGCATCCTGCGGCTTACAACATTTTTGGGAACATTTTAGTTAAACAAAACCTTGATCATTACCTCAACGCGGTAAGTGCTTGGTTTATCCCTGTCACGGTTCCTTTGTGGGTAAGAGGGAGTGTATTTATTGCAGGTATATTTGTAGTGATGTGGTGGATGAAAAAACGTCAATTGAAGTTAGAAAACTTTACCCCGGTATTATTGGTTGTTGCTGGAGTATACATTGTTTTCCTACAGTTAACCGAACGCATCAGTTTTCATGAAACAGAACGTTATGTTGCGGTGGTCTTCCCGTTGTTATGGGGAGTGTTTTTTCAGGTGTATTACACTCTAAGTCAATCTTTTTCTTCTACAAAACAGTGGCTAATGAACATACTACTAGTGTTGTGGTTGAGTTACCCATTGCTTCGTACTGCCAAAAATATTCATTTATGGCAAAAAAGAGCGTGCCAGCCAACTTACATACGCCAACAGACCAATGACCCTAAAATGATTTTTTACAACGAAACAAATAAAGATAAAAAATAAGCTTTTTTTTAAAACAATCATGAAATCAGTAGACGAAGCAACACGTGTAATATTAGATCACCCTATAGATTTAGAAGTAGAAACCTGCTCCACCTCAAAGGCTTTGGGGAGAACATTGAGAGAAGAAATAAAAGCAGACAGAGATTTCCCTCCTTTTGACCGGGTAACTATGGATGGCATAGCCATCAACTATGAAGACTGGAAAAAAGGGCAAACAAAGTTTTTGGTAACAGGAGTACAAACTGCGGGGAGTCCACCTCTTGAGATTGCAGTTGCCAATGTAGCTCTGGAGATTATGACTGGAGCTATGCGTCCTGAAGGAGCAAGTGCTGTGGTTCCAGTGGAAGAAGTAGTGTTTGAAGAAGCACAAGACGGGCAACGATATGCTACCATTACTGCTGAAGTCTTAACACTCAATCAAAACATACACCAGCAGGGCAAAGATCGTAAGGCAGGAGATGTATTAGTACCAGCCAATACAACTATAGACCATGCCGAAATAGCAGTAGCAGTAACTGTAGGGAAAACGGAGCTAAAAGTGACTTGTCAGCCCAAAGTGGCGATTGTATCTACTGGCAATGAATTGGTAGATACCCATGAAACTCCGGCTCCTTATCAGATTAGGCGTTCTAATAGTTATGCATTGTCTGCTGCACTTGCCAATAGAGGCATCCAGGCGCAACTTTGGCACCTACCCGACGATCAAACATTGATAGAAGAACAGTTGACGTCAATTTTTCATGAGTTTGATATAATTATCACCAGTGGGGGAGTGTCTAAAGGAAAAAAAGACTATGTACCTACTGTGATGAAACAACTCAATGTAGAGAAACTGTTTCATCGAGTAAAACAACGCCCTGGCAAGCCAATGTGGTTTGGCAAAAAAGGCAACAAGGTATTGTTTGGGCTACCGGGCAACCCTGTATCAACTTTAGTGGGTTTATTTAAATATGTAATCCCTTATTTAGATAAAATAGAAGGGAGGACAACCAGCCCTGTCAGGTACGCCAAGTTAGGACAAGACTTTAAGTTTGATAGAAATTTAACTTATTTCTTATCTGTAAATGTAATTAACAAAGAGGGTGAATTATGGGCGAATCCAGTGCCTGGACACGGTTCAGGCGACTTTGCCAACCTTTTGGAGTGCAATGCATTTTTAGAATTATCCGAAAATCAGCAAAACTTTTTGGCAGGAAGTGTTTACCCTTTGATACCTTTTCGCAATATATAGTAAAAGGTACTGGTGATAAGTGATACTGCTATGAGGTAGTGTATATATTTAAATTTAAAAGAAAAGATTAAAGTTTTACTATAAAACCAATATGGAAGAGAAGAAAGTTTTTGTAAACCCCATTGACAAAGATAAAATTACCGAAAACCCAAGTACTTTGCCTTATGCACACACAGTAGGAGGTTTTAAAATAGAGCCTACTAAAAAAGGGCAAATCAAAGGGCAGGCAATTGCAGCTATGGAAGAACAAACTGATATGCAATTGGCGCAAATACAAAAGCAAGTAGAATTACTGGCTGTTCAAGCAAAAAAAATTCAAGAAAGGGTAGATATATCAAGAACCATCTACAATGCTGAGATGAGTTTTACGCCATTGATTGGTAGATTATATCACCTATATCAGCGAAAAAACCAACAATACTTACTTTCAATTATAGCACCCAACGAATGGCGGGATAATATGCCCTATGAAAGGTTCGTTGCTTCAGTAAGGTTGTTAGCCGACCATACCTGGGAAGTATTAGATTAATTTACTGCTTAGGAATTGGCATAGTTTGTTTGGTACATTACCTGTCTGCAAACCCGTGCCTCATCATTTTTGTTTTTAAATAAATTAGTTAAATCCAATTTTGAGGGGCATTCAAACAACATCAATTACTCAGTTTCGTACTGACTAGTAATTAAATGTTTAAAGAAATATTGTTTTTTCTGTTTTTTTTACAGTTAAACAAGTGTCTTTGAGTCACTGTTTTTTAAACTTAAACCCACAAATCTTACAATGATAAGTTTATCAAAGCCATTGAAGGGCTTTTCAAAGTTTAGCTTCTTTTTACTGTGCCAATTCCTTATTTTTTCCAGCCTGCAGGCACAACATCAAGAACCCATAGTAATAGATGTTTTTCCTGGTTTCAATAATTCCAGTAACCCCAGTGAACTCACCGCAATTGGTGATAAACTAATTTTTAATGCTACTGGTTCAGGAGTAGGAAAAGAGCCACACATTAGTGATGGTACGGTGCCTAATACCAATATTTTGTCAGATATTTTTGCCAGTTCTAACAGTTCTAGTGCAAGTTATTTTACTGAGTTTAGTATTGGAGGACAAACCTATGCCTACTATTTTGCCAACGATGGCACCAACTCTGGTGCTTTGTATCGAACCAATATGGCAACCGGCACCACAGAGTTTGTAGAGAATGTAAACCCCACAGGAAGCCCCAGTCCAAACCAGGGAGCAGGTAATGGGGAGTTTTTAGTCAATGTGAATGGTACACTGTTTTTTGCAGGACAGCATCCTTTAAAACGACAAGAATTGTTTAAAAGTGATGGAACAGTAGGTGGAGCCTCATTAGTAAAAGATATTAACAACACAAAAGTTGGCGGCGGAGTTGGTGGTCCATTAGACGCTACCATTCCTTCAAACCCCGAAAATCTCACCAATATTAATGGTACATTATTTTTTACAGCTGACGCTGATTTTGATGGGGGAGGCTCCTCAATAAACCGTGAGTTGTGGGTAAGTGATGGAACAGATGCAGGTACGATGATGGTGTTAGATATTAACCCTGGTGGTAGTTCTAATCCCAGTAATTTGGTAGAGAAAGATGGACTTTGCTATTTTTTAGCAGATGATGGTGCTGGTACCGCCCTTTGGAAAAGTGACGGAACTCCCGGAAATACCTCAAAAATCACCTTTCCGTCAGGTACCACAGTAGATGCCAACGCAGGCTTGGTAAACTCTAACAATATCTTATTCTTTGCGGCAAGCGATGCTACCGATGGTACAGAGCTTTGGATCAGTCCAGATGGTACTACAGTAGGACGCTTGAAAGATATTTTCCCTGGAACAAGTAGCTCTAACCCTACCGGCTTTGTAGATGTTGGAGGTATATGTTACTTCTCAGCAGC contains these protein-coding regions:
- a CDS encoding molybdopterin molybdotransferase MoeA encodes the protein MKSVDEATRVILDHPIDLEVETCSTSKALGRTLREEIKADRDFPPFDRVTMDGIAINYEDWKKGQTKFLVTGVQTAGSPPLEIAVANVALEIMTGAMRPEGASAVVPVEEVVFEEAQDGQRYATITAEVLTLNQNIHQQGKDRKAGDVLVPANTTIDHAEIAVAVTVGKTELKVTCQPKVAIVSTGNELVDTHETPAPYQIRRSNSYALSAALANRGIQAQLWHLPDDQTLIEEQLTSIFHEFDIIITSGGVSKGKKDYVPTVMKQLNVEKLFHRVKQRPGKPMWFGKKGNKVLFGLPGNPVSTLVGLFKYVIPYLDKIEGRTTSPVRYAKLGQDFKFDRNLTYFLSVNVINKEGELWANPVPGHGSGDFANLLECNAFLELSENQQNFLAGSVYPLIPFRNI
- a CDS encoding DUF2452 domain-containing protein; amino-acid sequence: MEEKKVFVNPIDKDKITENPSTLPYAHTVGGFKIEPTKKGQIKGQAIAAMEEQTDMQLAQIQKQVELLAVQAKKIQERVDISRTIYNAEMSFTPLIGRLYHLYQRKNQQYLLSIIAPNEWRDNMPYERFVASVRLLADHTWEVLD